CTGGCGCGCGAGGACGCCCGGGTCATGCTGATGGCCGGCGCCGGCGCCATGGCGCCCCATTTGATCATGGCTCATACGGCGATCAGGCCGTCGATCCGCGAGGTCTGGGTGTGGAACCGGACGGGTCCGCGTGCGGAGAACGTCGCGGATACGCTCAGCCTTGACGGCATCACTGTCCGCGCGACCGCGGATCTGGAGGCGGCGGTGCGCGAGGCCGACGTCATCTCGTGCGCCACCATGGCCCAGCAGCCGTTGATCGAGGGCGCGTGGCTCAAGCACGGCGCCCATCTGGACCTGGTCGGCGGCTACCAGCCTGAGATGCGGGAATCCGACGACGAGTGCATACGGCGGGCGAAAGTCTATGTGGATTCCCGCTGGTTCACCGTGGGCAAGGTCGGCGACATCAAGACGCCTGTCGACAGCGGCGTCATGACCGAAGAGGACATTGTCGGCGACCTGTTCGAGCTCAGTCGGGGTACGGTTTCAGGGCGCGAAAGTGCCGATGAGATCACATTGTTC
This Pseudomonadota bacterium DNA region includes the following protein-coding sequences:
- a CDS encoding ornithine cyclodeaminase family protein translates to MKHIAADAVHDLLDYPSVVEGLKAFHRQDIDDIRDVYMTQPNHAAGTDGFLLLPAWQRGQAIGVKLVSVFPENERTDTGLPTVQGVYALFDGATGEPSAIIDGTALTLRKTAGDSATGASFLAREDARVMLMAGAGAMAPHLIMAHTAIRPSIREVWVWNRTGPRAENVADTLSLDGITVRATADLEAAVREADVISCATMAQQPLIEGAWLKHGAHLDLVGGYQPEMRESDDECIRRAKVYVDSRWFTVGKVGDIKTPVDSGVMTEEDIVGDLFELSRGTVSGRESADEITLFKNGGGGHLDLGVARLLVERFSRNAG